From Anopheles darlingi chromosome 2, idAnoDarlMG_H_01, whole genome shotgun sequence, the proteins below share one genomic window:
- the LOC125959556 gene encoding histidine decarboxylase, whose amino-acid sequence MDFDEYRKRGKEMVDYIADYLQNIRDRRVFPDVRPGYMRTMVPESAPLDGEQWDSIFGDIERVIMPGVTHWQSPRMHAYFPALNSFPSLLGDMLADGINCLGFTWASSPACTELESIVMNWLGKMIGLPDEFLHLSPNSKGGGVIQTTASESTLVCLLAGRTVAIQRFHEHTAGLQDAEINARLVAYCSEQAHSSVEKAALIGLVRMRFIESDEQLSLRGAALRDAIEEDIRQGLVPFWVCATLGTTGACAFDNLEEVGDVCREYNLWLHIDAAYAGSAFICPEFRTWLKGIEKADSIAFNPSKWLMVHFDCTAMWIKNSGALHRTFNVAPLYLQHENSGLAIDYMHWQIPLSKRFRALKLWFVLRSFGIKGLQKHIREGVRLAQKFEALVRADSRYEIPAARHLGMVVFRIKGMNELTEKLLKRLNHRGNMHAVPASLKGQYVIRFTVTSTRTTNDDILGDWDEIRKVTTELLNEQIHEHQMRSIPSLKDTREKNEAFGSSLLLANTPMSPKIVNGSFAAIFDADEFLAKVYAGIRISQQDSPAMRRRVRGILMSGKQFSLDSRMDLVVQGITPNEARRCLESKAIDEDLEEVGEACEQMEMDGEKEEKREEKREEKEEGEDGRDPHFIRPLPIPATATTAATTHRGRSQSVDIGTLRAPVSSLSSLYGIAVTTDRFANTLSEPCYSIDSLSDLSLLASSASGTPRWPLSPLQSPLATKNNCASSAAPAGAGRISCDSHLDSIDENYPSDSFPAHRTPTQSKRRYSDHSLLHFSLTKPNVYPEKRASEPAIRCAFYNRSFDMLFPGGGRPPATKRVLSQNDLPRERRVLRRQISTITELNVAQDDTGPRPKLDDWRRTSDERGDGNGVTSSSSPVGMLPKFRYCISDESGHCIDFDTITSGTRRKSGAGTSGDDDDDDEEEDEDEDEALLRDVLRFEENFVEKCEQICPSQEALCLETIEKQVLDELRGAGRDGDGGVVTPDFPPDDEVIYENVKLCRKCGHQRIKL is encoded by the exons ATGGATTTCGACGAGTACCGCAAAAGAG GAAAGGAGATGGTCGACTACATCGCGGACTATCTGCAGAACATTCGGGATAGGCGTGTGTTCCCCGATGTGCGGCCGGGTTATATGCGCACGATGGTACCGGAATCGGCACCGCTCGATGGCGAACAGTGGGACAGCATCTTCGGCGACATCGAACGGGTCATCATGCCGGGTGTAACGCACTGGCAGAGCCCCCGGATGCATGCCTACTTTCCGGCGCTCAATTCCTTTCCTTCGCTGCTCGGCGATATGCTGGCCGATGGCATCAACTGTCTCGGTTTTACCTGG GCCTCATCACCGGCCTGTACCGAGCTGGAATCGATCGTGATGAACTGGCTGGGGAAGATGATTGGTCTGCCGGACGAGTTTCTGCACCTGTCGCCGAACAGTAAGGGCGGCGGAGTGATCCAGACGACGGCCAGCGAGTCGACGCTCGTGTGCTTGCTGGCCGGACGTACCGTCGCCATTCAGCGCTTCCACGAGCATACGGCCGGTCTGCAGGATGCGGAAATCAATGCCCGGCTGGTGGCGTACTGCTCCGAGCAGGCACATTCGAGCGTCGAAAAGGCGGCCCTAATCGGATTAGTGCGGATGCGCTTCATCGAGTCGGACGAGCAGCTCAGCCTCCGCGGTGCCGCCCTGCGCGATGCAATCGAGGAGGACATCCGCCAGGGGCTGGTACCGTTCTGG GTCTGCGCTACGCTCGGCACAACCGGCGCCTGTGCATTCGACAATCTGGAAGAGGTCGGTGATGTCTGCCGGGAGTACAACCTGTGGCTTCACATCGATGCCGCGTACGCCGGTAGCGCCTTCATCTGTCCCGAGTTCCGCACTTGGCTGAAGGGCATCGAGAAGGCCGATTCCATCGCCTTCAATCCCTCCAAGTGGCTGATGGTGCACTTCGACTGTACTGCTATGTG GATCAAGAACAGTGGAGCATTGCATCGTACCTTCAACGTGGCACCGCTCTATTTGCAGCACGAGAACTCTGGTCTAGCCATCGACTATATG CACTGGCAGATTCCGCTCAGTAAACGATTCCGGGCGCTCAAGCTGTGGTTTGTGTTGCGTAGCTTCGGCATCAAGGGACTCCAGAAGCACATCCGCGAGGGTGTCCGGTTGGCGCAGAAGTTCGAGGCACTGGTAAGGGCGGACTCACGGTACGAGATACCGGCCGCCCGCCATCTCGGTATGGTGGTGTTCCGGATTAAGGGCATGAACGAACTGACGGAGAAGCTACTGAAGAGGTTGAACCACCGGGGCAACATGCATGCCGTGCCGGCATCGTTGAAGGGTCAGTATGTGATCCGTTTCACGGTCAcctcgacgcgcaccaccaatGATGACATTCTCGGCGATTGGGACGAAATCCGGAAGGTCACGACCGAACTGCTGAACGAACAGATACACGAACATCAAATGCGCTCCATCCCGTCACTCAAGG aTACGCGCGAAAAGAACGAAGCCTTCGGTTCCAGCCTTCTGCTGGCCAACACTCCGATGTCGCCCAAGATAGTGAACGGTTCGTTCGCGGCCATCTTCGATGCGGACGAGTTTCTGGCCAAGGTGTACGCCGGCATTCGGATCTCG CAACAGGACTCGCCGGCAATGCGACGTCGTGTTCGGGGCATTCTGATGTCCGGTAAGCAGTTTTCGCTCGACTCCCGGATGGATCTGGTGGTGCAGGGCATCACCCCGAACGAGGCCCGCCGCTGCCTCGAGTCGAAAGCCATCGACGAGGACTTGGAAGAGGTCGGGGAAG CTTGTGAACAGATGGAGATGGatggagagaaggaggagaaacgaGAGGAGAAacgagaggagaaagaggagggggaAGATGGTCGCGATCCCCATTTCATACGCCCGCTACCgataccagcaacagcaacaacggcagcaacaacgcaccGGGGACGCTCGCAAAGCGTGGACATCGGCACACTTCGTGCCCCTGTTAGTTCTCTTTCCAGTCTGTACGGCATCGCGGTCACCACGGATCGATTTGCCAACACCCTGTCCGAGCCCTGCTACTCGATCGATTCGCTCAGTGACCTATCGCTGCttgcttcttccgcttccggcACACCACGTTGGCCACTGTCACCGCTACAATCCCCGCTAGCCACCAAAAACAACTGTGCATCCTCAGCCGCACCCGCAGGTGCTGGACGCATATCCTGTGACTCCCATCTGGACAGTATCGACGAAAATTATCCCTCGGATAGTTTCCCCGCCCACCGGACGCCGACGCAATCGAAGCGCCGGTACTCGGACCATTCGCTGCTTCACTTTTCCCTCACCAAACCGAACGTCTATCCGGAGAAGCGTGCCTCGGAACCGGCGATCCGGTGTGCATTCTACAACCGAAGCTTCGATATGCTGttccccggtggtggtcgaccaccggccaccaagcGCGTTCTCTCGCAGAACGATCTGCCCCGGGAACGGCGTGTCCTGCGGCGTCAGATCTCGACCATCACCGAGCTGAACGTGGCACAGGATGACACCGGACCAAGACCCAAGCTGGACGATTGGCGACGAACAAGCGACGAGCGTGGTGATGGGAATGGTGttacatcgtcatcatcaccggtggGAATGCTACCAAAGTTCCGGTACTGCATATCGGACGAATCGGGACACTGTATCGATTTTGATACGATAACGTCCGGGACGAGGCGCAAGTCTGGCGCCGGTACcagcggcgatgatgatgatgacgacgaggaggaggacgaagacgaggatGAGGCACTGTTAAGGGATGTGCTTCGGTTTGAGGAGAACTTTGTGGAAAAATGTGAACAGATCTGCCCTTCGCAGGAGGCGCTCTGTCTGGAGACGATCGAGAAGCAGGTGCTGGATGAGCTGCGGGGTGCGGGGcgcgatggtgacggtggtgttgTTACTCCGGATTTCCCCCCCGATGATGAGGTTATCTATGAGAATGTGAAGTTGTGCCGAAAGTGTGGCCATCAGAGGATTAAGTTATAA